DNA sequence from the Lycium barbarum isolate Lr01 chromosome 5, ASM1917538v2, whole genome shotgun sequence genome:
TGATGAGGAAACTGAAAGCTTTTACAAAAGGTGAGGGAAAAATAAGCTTTTtaaattgttttgattttttttaatattttgtactgggaggaaatgagcccgaaataataaatgaatgaaTAGAAAGAGGTGTATTATATAGATTTTTATTTATTgatatttcatttttgtttgaatctttttttttttctttcttgtatTGCATGTTAACCTAATATATGTTCTATTGTATTGAAATGAGTCCTGAATTTAGCCTAATGTCATATTTTCTCCGTTTTCGATGACAATTATGTTTCACATATCTGGTAATGTATTTAAGGATTTGGAAAAATTACGCTTCATGTCTTCTGGGAGAAAGTATTTAGGCCACGtagcccatattttgagtttgttacccggTTTAGcatatatttgtgtataaacaccttttatacactattatacaaggttgatatatTATGTATCATGTTTTCCCCCACGTATAATGCTGTATAATATTGTACAATGTTGTATATTGGGCTACGTGgcgtaatattttttttatgttgggctgtatattttGAACATTTCCCTTTCATTTTATTCCAGTGTTCGATAGAGATGATATTTTTGTTATTCTCTGTTGCATTTCCTAGTAAGGTGGTCTCGGATTTGTTTTGAATGTACGATAGAACGGAGGTGTTATTCTCTGTGGTCTTGGTTCAAATGCTTTTGATCTGTCCCAACACTTGTTCTATTTGTTATcaatttgacttttttttttttaaaacaaaaagtaGATTTGATGCTGCTTACAATTGATAGGTTTTGTGACATTTAATCTCTTAACTGATCAACCATTTTACATCTTAGGATGCCTTCGAATCGAGAGACCAATTATTTGGGGCATTGTTGATCAATGCTGGGCAATGAACGTAATTCTGTATAGTAACTGATGTGATTAGGATGCTATTTTGTGGTTGTTTGGTGTTAGAAATTGCAGCTCTGAGAATTTTATCAAGTTAGCTATTTGCGACACATGTTTGACTTTAGACTTGGAGGAAAAATTTGGTGGATAACATGGTAAAGGAGGAGTTGCAGTAACTTTGATGACTGGCGTAAAAATAGttatattatcattattatgttaATAATGATAATAAAGGAGGAGTTGCAGTAACTTTGATGACTGGCCTAGTCTCAGCATTTCTACTGTTGAAACTAAACTTTGTGGTAATTCTTTTTCTCACACGACTTGCGACTAGAGGAATCAAAAGCCTGCAGGGTCATCAGGATTATGTTTCCGTGTTGTAACTAGTGTTTGTAGACAAAGAAATTCCTATTGTTTGGAAAGAAAATGGAAAACCAAGTACTGACAATGGCTTTGAATTTGTGTACTCTTATTCCTGGCACTAATCCCGTTTGAAACTTGCTATCTTCAGGAGACCTTGTTCAGGGTATAAACTGAAGGAGATTAGTGGTAGCAATATATTTTCTGCTGGTGTTGAAGATGGTGCATCAGAAGCTGGACCTGTTAAATGTAATACTAACAACAGGACATCTGTGCGGATCGTTCAGGTACTAGTTTCCTCTTATTTAAGAAAACTTAATACTGATTTCAGTGAATAGCAATGGTCAAATTTTACAATGCCATTGTAGCAAGGTGCAAATGGGAAAAGCCAAATTTCATTTGGTACTGAAGAAAAGATCCCCCAGAAGACGCCTACCGCTCTGACAGAAGTGGCAAAGCAGAGCGAGTTGAGTGGAAACCAAGAAACCGAGTCAGATAGCAAAGTGAAGAAGCAGCTTTCGGATGCAAAGAGCAAGGAACTTAGTGGAAGTGACATCTTTGGCCCTCCCATAGAAGTTCCTCCAAGATCAATGGCTGCTGCACAGTCGTTGGTTGCCAAAGAAAACAAAGACATGGGTGAACCTGCTCCACGAACTGTGCGTACATCTGTCAAGGTTTCTAATGTAAGTTACCTATTGAGACTTGTTTCCATCCCAACTGATCTACTCATTCCCTTCCCAAAATCTGCTTTCTCAAATAGAGTTGAGTATCTCGTGAAAATGATATTTAGATGTAAGGAAACTTTTTATTGGTTTACCGTATTAAAATGCCTCAGGTGGCTATAAAGTTGACAAAAGAAAAAGGTTGGGATTCAGTAAGATGATTTTTAAGCTGGAGCCGATCTGTCAAATAACTTTGTAACGTCTCGCGTAGGTCTAGAGTTCAGAGAAAAAGAGTTCCAATCCAGTAAGATGCCTTCTAACGTGGAACTGGAAAATCTGTCGAATgacttaattttttatttttattttttgaaattttttactTGTTCTAAAGATTTCTCCAATGTTGTCTTATGTTATGGATATATTGTTGAAAGTTGGCATTGACTCTTCTTGTTTTCCTTATATTGGCGTTTTTAGCTAGTATGGCTCTCATTTTCTCTTGTGCATTTTGCAGCCTGCTGGTGGTCGAAGCAATATCATGTTTGCTGATGAACCTGTTGTGAATTGTGTTAAAAAAATACATGACCAGAAGTTTGCAGAGATGATTGGCCATGGCATTTTTGAGGGAGAGACTCCTGGATCTCCAGAAAAGAAAATACATGACCAGAAATTTGCAGAGTTAACTGGCAATGGCATTTTCAAGGGAGGGAATCCTCCTGGATCTCCAGAAAAGACACTGAGCAGGTCTAAGCTGAGAGAAATGAATGGTAGCAATATATTCTCCGATGGTAAAGCCGCAACCAGAGTTTGCTATGGTGGTGTACGCAAACCACCAGGTGGAGAGAGCAGCATCCGTTTATTTTAAGTAAATCACATCAAACTGCTCGTTACTTATGTTTACTAACATGTAAATGCAACACTTTGGTTGCTTCTGACTCTTGAGGTCTGTTGATACTTGACGTGGTTTATGAATGAGGACTGTAAATTTTGAAGTGTCAATCATGTCATATGAACAATATAAACACCCTAATTCGATTCTAAATACAGGACTATTATGCTGCTGGAGTACTTTTCTGGCTAATGCTCATGATATTTGTTTTACTGGTGCTAGCAACTATTCTAGGTGCATCTGTACCATAGATTTGGTGCGGGCTGATCAGTTATCCTTCCATTGGGATTGTTTTTGGCTAATATTACTGGCCTGGAAATTTTTCTTAGGAAAGAGGTGGGACTTCGAAAGCAATTCATTCAAAAAAATGGTGAGTAGAATGATGTTCTTTTTCGCTTAGTAGGGCAAATGAGCAACAACCAGTTTGAGTTACTATTTTCTTGCAAATATCAAGCAATAAAGTAACTCGTAGCTTTAGTCCCAGAGAATAGACACGATTAAAATGACTACATTCGGAAGGTGCAGTAGCACACATATAATAA
Encoded proteins:
- the LOC132640515 gene encoding uncharacterized protein LOC132640515 — encoded protein: MEKQATPQRNSQTCTADLLTWTSEDPPPSSTHRAHHPSQGVSKVLFGGDITDEETESFYKRRPCSGYKLKEISGSNIFSAGVEDGASEAGPVKCNTNNRTSVRIVQQGANGKSQISFGTEEKIPQKTPTALTEVAKQSELSGNQETESDSKVKKQLSDAKSKELSGSDIFGPPIEVPPRSMAAAQSLVAKENKDMGEPAPRTVRTSVKVSNPAGGRSNIMFADEPVVNCVKKIHDQKFAEMIGHGIFEGETPGSPEKKIHDQKFAELTGNGIFKGGNPPGSPEKTLSRSKLREMNGSNIFSDGKAATRVCYGGVRKPPGGESSIRLF